The DNA window ATGTCAAGCAGAGCTATCTCAAAGCGGTTTTTGCTAAGCGTATTTGAGCCGATATCGATAAATAAAAGCGAATAGTAAAGATAAAAAAATGGCACGTTTATGATGAATAAATTTAAAACCGGCACAAATAAAAGCGGGAGGCTTATGAGAAAAAGAAGGCTAAATTTGCCTATCACAATTGCCATAAGCTTTAATGATCTAGCTAGCGATATGGTTTCAAATTTGGGCAGTTTGTAGTGTCTTTTGTTTATCTCGTCAGTTACTACCGGAGTTAAAAACCCGGCCACGATAAGCGCTATAAAAACCGAAAGTATAAGCACGAAAAATGTACCCGTCAGATAAAAGAGAGCAGAAACTATCCACTTCGTAAAGCCGTATGATAAAATCGCGGTGATATAAGGATGAGCGCTTTCGTCTAAAAAGCTAAAATCCCCGCTTGCGGCACCCATGCTTAAGGCTGTGTAAATTTCCTTGCCGCCAAATATCATAAGCGCACCTAAAACGATAATGCTAAGCACAAGCGGCAGGGTCGAAAGGATAAGAAATTTAGCCGTTAAAAAGTCCTTAACGGCGAGGTTAAAATTCTTTATCATTTTACTTTTTTATACTCTGTTTCAAGGGCTTCATATACCTCGTCTACGCCGTTTAAATTTAGCTTTAAAATTTCGCTCATAACGACATTATCTTCCTTGCCGTTCCAGACTTTTTTGTAAGTGCCGTCTTTATAGCCGTTGTTTTGGCGGAAGCGATTGAGCACGTTTTTGCCGATGTAGCATTCATATAGCGAGTGTAAATTTACGCCACATTTTAGGCTCATCGCAAAATACACTTTAAGCAGGTCAAACAGCTGAAATTCAAATCCGCTTGATTTGTGTATGAGCATCTCTATGTCGTTCATCACTTCATAAATGCTTTCGTCTTCGATATTGTAAGCGTCTTTGCAAAATTCGTTAAATCCGCTTGAAGCGCAGATATCTTCGCTTAGCTTAGTTATATCTCCTAAATTTTTTATCTTGTATTGTTCAAGCATAAGGCTCATCAAAAAGTGCCAGATATCAACAACTTCAACGCGTAAATTTTCTTTGTTCGTAGGCGCGTTTATGTCTTTCCAGTGCTTCCATGCAAAACTGTCTATGAGTTCGGCGCACTCCATATATATGCAGCGTCTCCAGTTTATAAGCTTGCCGTTTTTATTTATGCCTTCTTCCCAGCCTATGCCGTTGGTTTCGTCGTTTAAAATTTGCTGTAAATTTAGCATTTGAGTTATCATCTCTTGCGCATTCATAAAAATTTCCTTATTTTCAAATTGCGAGATTATAACGAAAATTTAATAACAGCTGCATTGCAAACGCTAAATTTAGACTAAACGTAGAGTTTGAAGCTGTCAAGCTGCTCGATTAAATTATCAAATAGCTTTTTGGAAGTTTCAAGCAGGTTTAAGTCAGCCTTATTTTGTTTTAGCAGTTCGTCAAATAGCCTTAGAGTGCCTTCGCTGACGAAATTTTTGTGATTTATATCTTTGATGGCAGGAAGCTCTTTTTTAAGGCTATTTGCAAGGTTTGTGAGTTTAGTAAATGCAGGAGTTTCGCCCGCTTTTACGTTTTTCATAAACTCGTCTATTTTAGGAGCAATACTTTCAAGCGCTTTAGCTAGCTCTTTTTTATCATTTTCATCAAGTCCGTTTCCGACATAAGAAAAGCTATATCCATACTCGTGCGTTAGCGTTAAAGAGCGACTTTGTGCGTTTGAGGAGCGAGAGCTTGCATACTCAAGGCTTTTATTATCATACATCGAGAACTTAATCTCATCTCCGCTACTGGTTTTAAAGCTAAAGTCGAAATTGTTGAAATTTGCGTAACTTGAATTAATCTGCATAAAAATCCTTTTTGTTTTTTAAATCGTCAAATCTCAACCAAACTTAATAGCGATTTTTGTAAAATTAAACAAAAAAGGCTTAAGATGTGCTGCTTTGGAGCGAGAGTTTTTGCGCTTATTGCGATAACTTGTCTGAGTTTTATCCTGCATAAATTCTATCCGCAAATTCCGGTTATCGCTTATTATCTACTGCTTGCAAATTTGCTTGCGTTTGTTATGTTTGCGCTATTTTTTAAAGATCTTTTGCCTAAATTTGTAAAGCCTTCCGCGATTCATTATTTTTCGTTGATCGGTGGCGTTTTAGGCGGACTGGCTGCAACTTTGGCATTTAAAAAATTTGAGGGAAATTTCTTAAAAATTGAGCTTATTTTGCTTGCTTTTTGGATATTGATCGTATCTTACATAACGCTAAATTTCACTCAAGTTTCGGCATTTTTTGCGGGATTTTTAAGCTGATGGATGAGAGAATTTTAAAATTTATAAGCAAGATGCACCTGCTTAGCCTTGCGGTGATAAGCGATGCTAAACCCTACGCGGCAAGCTGTTTTTATGCTTTTGATAGAGAGAATTTTAGTCTTATCGTAGCCGGAGATGATAAAACGACTCACATTAAAGCGCTTGAAATTTCAAGTGAGGTTGCAGGCACCATTGCACTTGATACGAAGATAGTGGGCAATATAAAAGGCGTGCAGTTTAAGGGAGTGA is part of the Campylobacter sp. RM16189 genome and encodes:
- a CDS encoding EI24 domain-containing protein, with the translated sequence MIKNFNLAVKDFLTAKFLILSTLPLVLSIIVLGALMIFGGKEIYTALSMGAASGDFSFLDESAHPYITAILSYGFTKWIVSALFYLTGTFFVLILSVFIALIVAGFLTPVVTDEINKRHYKLPKFETISLARSLKLMAIVIGKFSLLFLISLPLLFVPVLNLFIINVPFFYLYYSLLFIDIGSNTLSKNRFEIALLDMGGYEYKFTALIFYLLCLIPLVGLFLQIFFVIYFSHFFFQKEQIHL
- a CDS encoding dUTP diphosphatase, which codes for MNAQEMITQMLNLQQILNDETNGIGWEEGINKNGKLINWRRCIYMECAELIDSFAWKHWKDINAPTNKENLRVEVVDIWHFLMSLMLEQYKIKNLGDITKLSEDICASSGFNEFCKDAYNIEDESIYEVMNDIEMLIHKSSGFEFQLFDLLKVYFAMSLKCGVNLHSLYECYIGKNVLNRFRQNNGYKDGTYKKVWNGKEDNVVMSEILKLNLNGVDEVYEALETEYKKVK
- a CDS encoding ATP/GTP-binding protein codes for the protein MQINSSYANFNNFDFSFKTSSGDEIKFSMYDNKSLEYASSRSSNAQSRSLTLTHEYGYSFSYVGNGLDENDKKELAKALESIAPKIDEFMKNVKAGETPAFTKLTNLANSLKKELPAIKDINHKNFVSEGTLRLFDELLKQNKADLNLLETSKKLFDNLIEQLDSFKLYV
- a CDS encoding L-arabinose ABC transporter; translated protein: MCCFGARVFALIAITCLSFILHKFYPQIPVIAYYLLLANLLAFVMFALFFKDLLPKFVKPSAIHYFSLIGGVLGGLAATLAFKKFEGNFLKIELILLAFWILIVSYITLNFTQVSAFFAGFLS